Proteins co-encoded in one bacterium genomic window:
- the secD gene encoding protein translocase subunit SecD, with protein MKIDIRWRGLSILVVLLLCIFFVGPSLVNDLPEFWKKNSRKISLGLDLRGGAHLLLQVKVEEAVKNSVVQISGDLKDLLVKDKVRFARLEAKDRELEIVLLKPEQEPDLINIVSRQYPGLKRVSSAPEEGKLRVRFQISQEEADRIRENAVRQAVETIRNRLDPEGVKEHDIVAQGEDRILVQLPGVEDVEHAKEMIKRVALLEFKIVDREHSLEDALRGNVPPDSEILYTSKVDPQTRRRVRGEPILVKKQTLLTGDMLDQARVEFEYNMPKVGISFDSRGAKIFDQVAEANVGKELAIILDNTVYSHPVIKQRHYGGRAVIEGNFTPEEARDLVVVLKAGSLPAPVEIEEERTVGPSLGKDSIQAGLTAGLVGAVAVVIFMALYYGTAGVVADLALAFNVMIVLAALAALRATLTLPGIAGIILGVGMAVDANVLIFERIREELRAGKPFRLAVDAGFSRAFSAIFDSNLTTLIAAALLFQFGTGPLRGFAVTLCIGLVANLFTAVWVSRTIMDYLIGRHRAIGVGIRVTG; from the coding sequence ATGAAGATAGATATCAGATGGCGGGGGCTTTCCATCTTAGTGGTATTGCTTCTTTGCATCTTTTTTGTAGGGCCCTCCTTGGTGAATGACTTGCCTGAATTCTGGAAAAAGAACTCCCGGAAGATATCCCTCGGTTTGGATCTCCGAGGTGGGGCCCATCTGCTCTTGCAGGTAAAGGTGGAAGAAGCTGTGAAGAATTCTGTTGTACAGATCTCTGGAGATCTCAAGGACCTTCTGGTCAAGGACAAAGTGCGGTTTGCTAGGCTGGAAGCCAAAGACAGAGAGCTGGAGATCGTTTTGCTGAAGCCTGAACAGGAACCAGACCTGATCAATATTGTCTCCAGGCAGTATCCCGGGCTCAAACGGGTTTCCTCAGCACCCGAAGAGGGAAAACTCAGGGTCAGATTTCAGATTTCCCAGGAAGAGGCCGATAGGATTCGGGAAAACGCTGTTAGACAAGCTGTGGAGACCATAAGGAACCGCCTTGACCCCGAAGGGGTGAAAGAGCACGACATAGTGGCTCAGGGTGAGGATCGAATCCTGGTCCAGCTGCCAGGGGTGGAAGATGTGGAACACGCCAAGGAGATGATCAAGAGGGTAGCTCTGCTGGAATTCAAGATAGTGGACAGGGAGCATTCTCTAGAGGATGCGCTTAGGGGAAATGTGCCTCCAGACTCAGAGATCCTCTATACCTCCAAGGTGGATCCTCAAACCAGGAGAAGAGTTCGCGGTGAACCTATTTTGGTCAAGAAACAGACTCTGCTCACAGGGGATATGCTGGATCAGGCTAGGGTGGAGTTTGAGTATAACATGCCCAAGGTGGGCATAAGTTTTGATTCCAGAGGAGCCAAGATCTTTGACCAGGTGGCTGAGGCCAATGTGGGAAAGGAACTGGCCATAATTCTGGACAACACGGTCTATTCCCACCCGGTCATTAAACAGCGCCACTACGGTGGAAGAGCGGTGATAGAGGGTAACTTCACTCCGGAGGAGGCACGGGATCTGGTGGTGGTTCTGAAAGCCGGGTCTTTGCCAGCGCCAGTGGAAATTGAAGAGGAGCGCACGGTGGGACCCTCTCTGGGAAAGGACAGCATACAGGCAGGGCTTACGGCAGGTCTGGTTGGGGCAGTGGCAGTGGTGATCTTCATGGCCTTGTATTATGGCACAGCAGGAGTCGTGGCAGACCTGGCACTGGCCTTCAATGTGATGATCGTGCTGGCCGCCCTGGCAGCTCTCAGGGCCACCCTCACCCTTCCAGGTATAGCTGGCATAATACTGGGGGTGGGCATGGCAGTGGATGCCAATGTGCTGATTTTTGAGCGAATCCGGGAAGAGCTAAGGGCAGGCAAGCCCTTCAGGCTAGCGGTGGATGCAGGTTTTTCCCGAGCCTTTTCCGCCATTTTCGACTCCAATCTTACAACCCTCATAGCAGCAGCCTTGCTGTTTCAGTTCGGGACTGGTCCCCTCAGGGGATTCGCCGTCACCTTGTGCATTGGA
- a CDS encoding FecR family protein — translation MSIWTRGFGALLTILVMVFWSLPAHSAQKVGVLTEVRGTVEILHEGETSFKIAKRYDEVFEKDKVRTGPDGRAKILYEDDSMTVLAENSAIEIRQYELTWDKKRKQSVIGLLQGKLRFIVTKYLSKESSNFRVQTPTAVLGVRGSDSIAMLEGDTTKAYHIFGDLEITNSVTGEKLVIKSGQFAIIFPDGRVITGTIGTEELKEILGFFSRLSPEEQKRYADEIQKELQQEGIEVILPLPDRESESFRKPPSPREQQEGYPGYEGGRMRKR, via the coding sequence ATGAGCATTTGGACAAGAGGTTTTGGAGCATTGTTAACGATTCTGGTTATGGTTTTCTGGAGCTTGCCAGCCCATTCGGCCCAGAAGGTGGGTGTGCTCACCGAGGTGCGAGGAACAGTGGAGATACTTCATGAAGGAGAAACTTCCTTCAAGATAGCCAAGCGATACGATGAGGTGTTCGAGAAGGATAAGGTGAGAACAGGCCCTGATGGGAGAGCCAAGATCCTGTACGAGGATGACAGCATGACAGTATTGGCGGAGAATTCTGCCATAGAAATCCGTCAGTATGAACTGACTTGGGACAAGAAGAGAAAACAATCCGTTATAGGGCTCTTGCAGGGGAAGCTCAGGTTCATAGTAACCAAGTATCTTTCCAAAGAAAGCTCCAATTTTCGGGTCCAGACCCCCACTGCAGTGCTGGGGGTGAGGGGCAGCGACAGCATAGCCATGCTGGAGGGGGACACCACCAAGGCCTATCACATATTTGGGGATCTGGAGATCACCAATTCAGTAACCGGGGAAAAGCTGGTAATCAAGAGCGGCCAGTTTGCCATCATCTTTCCTGATGGGCGCGTGATTACTGGAACCATAGGCACCGAGGAACTCAAGGAGATCCTGGGTTTCTTCTCCAGGCTCTCGCCTGAGGAGCAAAAAAGGTACGCAGACGAGATCCAGAAGGAATTGCAACAAGAGGGCATAGAGGTAATCCTTCCCCTGCCTGACAGGGAATCGGAGAGCTTTAGGAAGCCGCCGAGTCCCAGGGAACAGCAAGAGGGATACCCCGGTTATGAGGGCGGCAGGATGCGCAAACGCTGA
- the queA gene encoding tRNA preQ1(34) S-adenosylmethionine ribosyltransferase-isomerase QueA, which yields MQQLSAMQIEELDYHLPGSLIAQFPSRRRDESRLLVLNKENGNIWHGRFRDLVKWLCPNDLLVVNDTKVFPARLWGQKETGGKVEILLCEPLSERGDPLPPLQETGAFRSLVWKCLVRPSWRLSEGTELTFGLKVKGTLHRRAEYWVIEFTGVKDLLSFLRRHGQVPLPPYVGRRPNPRDRSRYQTLFAKREGSIAAPTAGLHFNKSVLQKLKESGVSWTSITLQVGIGTFLPVRAQSLEEHRMHPEYVEVPESCCEAWLRTRRQGGRVVAVGTTVVRALESAMGQGETLSPYRGFTDLFLKPGCSFKAIDALLTNFHLPRTSLLALVMAFAGKEKVRKAYEEAISLGYRFYSYGDAMFIT from the coding sequence TTGCAGCAACTGTCTGCCATGCAAATAGAAGAATTGGATTATCATTTGCCTGGGAGTTTGATTGCGCAGTTTCCTTCAAGACGAAGGGACGAATCTAGGCTTTTGGTGCTAAACAAAGAGAATGGGAACATCTGGCATGGTCGTTTCCGGGATCTGGTGAAATGGCTTTGCCCCAATGATCTTCTGGTGGTCAATGACACGAAGGTTTTCCCAGCCAGGCTATGGGGGCAAAAGGAAACGGGAGGGAAGGTGGAGATCCTGCTGTGCGAACCCCTCTCAGAAAGGGGAGATCCTCTGCCCCCTCTGCAAGAAACCGGGGCTTTCAGGAGCCTCGTTTGGAAATGCCTGGTCAGGCCCTCCTGGCGGCTCTCGGAGGGGACTGAGCTCACTTTTGGCTTGAAAGTCAAGGGCACCCTGCACCGCAGGGCCGAGTATTGGGTAATAGAGTTTACTGGGGTGAAAGATCTACTTTCTTTCTTGCGAAGGCACGGTCAGGTGCCGCTTCCCCCTTACGTAGGGCGTCGTCCCAATCCCAGGGATAGAAGCAGATATCAGACCCTTTTTGCCAAGAGGGAGGGCTCCATTGCCGCTCCTACAGCAGGCCTGCACTTTAACAAGTCCGTGCTCCAGAAGTTAAAGGAGTCGGGGGTCTCATGGACCAGCATCACACTTCAGGTGGGGATAGGAACTTTTCTCCCAGTTCGAGCCCAGAGCCTCGAGGAGCATAGGATGCACCCTGAATATGTGGAAGTCCCAGAAAGCTGCTGTGAGGCATGGCTGAGGACTCGTCGCCAAGGGGGACGGGTGGTGGCAGTGGGTACCACCGTTGTAAGAGCATTGGAATCGGCCATGGGGCAGGGGGAGACCTTGAGTCCTTACAGAGGCTTTACGGATCTTTTCCTTAAGCCCGGATGTTCTTTCAAGGCCATTGACGCTTTGTTGACCAACTTTCACCTTCCCAGAACCAGTCTGCTGGCCTTGGTCATGGCTTTTGCGGGCAAGGAAAAGGTCAGGAAGGCTTATGAAGAGGCAATATCTTTGGGCTACAGGTTCTACAGTTATGGAGACGCAATGTTTATTACCTGA
- the dtd gene encoding D-aminoacyl-tRNA deacylase has product MRVVIQRVSRAQVTSGQSLLGRIEKGLLIFLGVGKGDTHREVTEMVEKIVNLRIFENEEGRFDRSLLDLQGEVLVVSQFTLYADCRKGRRPSFTEAASPQEALPLYHKFIEELSCRGLHVEAGSFGERMQVELVNEGPVTICLEISPGCKEGGVK; this is encoded by the coding sequence ATGAGAGTAGTGATACAAAGGGTTAGTCGTGCCCAAGTTACTTCAGGCCAGAGTCTTCTGGGCCGAATAGAAAAGGGGTTATTGATTTTCTTGGGAGTGGGAAAAGGAGACACCCATAGAGAAGTCACGGAGATGGTAGAAAAAATAGTTAATCTTCGCATCTTTGAAAATGAAGAAGGCAGATTCGACAGATCCCTTTTGGATCTTCAGGGGGAAGTCCTTGTGGTGTCTCAATTCACCCTCTATGCAGACTGTAGGAAAGGCAGGAGGCCTTCATTCACAGAAGCGGCTTCACCTCAAGAAGCACTGCCCTTGTACCACAAGTTCATAGAAGAGTTGAGCTGCAGAGGGCTCCATGTGGAGGCGGGCAGCTTCGGGGAGCGGATGCAGGTGGAACTGGTAAATGAGGGGCCTGTGACCATATGTTTGGAAATTTCCCCTGGATGTAAAGAGGGGGGGGTGAAATGA
- the tgt gene encoding tRNA guanosine(34) transglycosylase Tgt — MGQALERPSGQNIDKKIGFQVLAKDVQSPGRLGIFHTSHGAFTTPAFIPVATQATVKGMTPEELRDLGFQIILCNVYHLHLRPGEKIIRDLGGLHRFMNWPGPILTDSGGYQVFSLSTLRRITEEGVLFRSHLDGTPLFLSPEDVVSIQKDLGVDLAMCLDECIAHDVSRQYAQESTNRTLRWALRCKNALNQDPGGISLFGIVQGGLFPELRRRSAQELVEMGFHGYAIGGLSVGESPAQRVEMVQMALEALPDDAPRYLMGVGSPEDLVMFVPMGVDMFDCVLPTRCARNGLLFTRRGKLDIRHAENARSDLPIEESCTCYTCTHYSRAYLRHLYMSREILASRLNTLHNLFYYSSLMQELQSAIKEGRLLQYRNDFFRDRISQQTDQSIVKGKEALD, encoded by the coding sequence ATGGGGCAGGCTCTAGAGAGGCCATCTGGTCAGAACATAGATAAAAAGATAGGATTTCAGGTGCTTGCAAAGGATGTGCAAAGCCCTGGGAGGCTGGGGATTTTCCACACCTCCCACGGTGCTTTCACCACTCCGGCCTTCATACCAGTGGCCACACAGGCCACTGTCAAGGGCATGACCCCTGAGGAGTTAAGAGATCTGGGGTTCCAGATAATTCTTTGCAACGTCTATCATCTACACCTGCGACCGGGAGAAAAGATTATACGGGATTTGGGAGGACTTCACCGCTTCATGAATTGGCCAGGGCCTATCCTCACCGACAGTGGAGGTTATCAGGTTTTCAGCCTCTCCACCCTCAGGAGGATAACGGAGGAAGGAGTCTTGTTTAGATCTCATCTGGATGGAACTCCTCTTTTCTTGAGCCCAGAGGATGTCGTAAGCATCCAAAAGGATCTCGGCGTGGACCTGGCCATGTGTTTGGATGAATGCATTGCGCATGATGTTTCCCGTCAGTATGCACAGGAGTCCACCAACAGAACCCTGAGGTGGGCTTTGCGCTGCAAGAATGCATTGAATCAGGATCCGGGAGGGATCAGCCTTTTTGGGATAGTGCAGGGTGGCCTTTTCCCTGAGCTGAGGCGTCGAAGCGCCCAAGAATTGGTGGAGATGGGTTTCCATGGATATGCCATCGGAGGTTTGAGCGTGGGGGAGTCCCCGGCCCAACGTGTGGAGATGGTCCAGATGGCCCTGGAGGCTTTGCCCGATGATGCGCCTAGATACCTGATGGGAGTGGGTTCCCCAGAGGACCTGGTCATGTTTGTTCCCATGGGGGTCGACATGTTTGATTGCGTGCTTCCAACCCGCTGTGCACGAAACGGCCTGTTGTTTACTAGGAGGGGAAAGCTGGACATAAGACATGCTGAAAATGCTCGTTCGGATCTGCCCATAGAGGAATCCTGTACATGCTATACTTGCACTCACTATTCCAGGGCCTATCTAAGACACCTTTACATGTCCAGAGAAATACTTGCTTCAAGGTTGAACACGCTACACAACCTTTTTTATTATTCAAGCTTGATGCAGGAGTTGCAAAGCGCCATCAAGGAGGGAAGACTCCTTCAGTATAGGAATGATTTTTTCAGGGACCGCATCTCTCAGCAGACAGATCAAAGCATTGTAAAAGGAAAGGAGGCACTAGATTGA
- a CDS encoding twin-arginine translocase TatA/TatE family subunit has product MFTPGPWELIIILLIVLIIFGAGKLPEIGSGLGKGIRNFKKATSGKEEIDVSNSSTSEAQPPKKEG; this is encoded by the coding sequence ATGTTCACACCAGGTCCATGGGAACTGATAATCATCTTGCTCATCGTGCTCATAATATTTGGGGCCGGGAAGCTGCCTGAGATAGGAAGTGGCCTTGGCAAGGGCATACGTAATTTTAAAAAGGCCACCTCCGGCAAAGAGGAGATAGATGTCTCCAACTCCTCCACAAGCGAGGCCCAGCCTCCCAAGAAGGAAGGCTAG
- a CDS encoding DUF1285 domain-containing protein — MSTEVWDMGTQEVLGAIYIDKEGQWFFQGAPIIREEIVSFLSQHLVRLEDGSYHIRWKNQDCTVLVEDTPFVVCSVTPVENNGRVQGALLNLNDGTTEMLNPESLSIGFDNVPYCSVKQGRFRARFSRKAYYQLARMIEEIPGTEQGFCLRLGDKVYPIHQA; from the coding sequence ATGTCCACTGAGGTGTGGGACATGGGGACTCAAGAGGTTTTGGGGGCTATTTACATTGACAAAGAAGGGCAGTGGTTTTTCCAGGGAGCCCCTATAATCAGAGAGGAAATAGTATCCTTTCTGAGCCAACATTTGGTTAGGCTGGAAGACGGCTCTTACCATATAAGATGGAAAAATCAGGACTGCACTGTTTTAGTGGAAGATACTCCATTTGTGGTATGCTCGGTGACTCCTGTGGAGAACAATGGCCGAGTTCAGGGAGCCCTTCTAAACCTCAATGACGGGACCACCGAGATGCTAAACCCAGAAAGCCTGTCCATAGGATTTGACAATGTTCCTTACTGCAGCGTGAAACAAGGCAGGTTCCGAGCCAGGTTCTCCCGCAAGGCGTACTATCAGTTGGCCCGTATGATAGAGGAAATACCAGGCACAGAACAAGGTTTTTGCCTGCGCCTAGGGGATAAAGTGTACCCCATCCATCAGGCCTGA
- the yajC gene encoding preprotein translocase subunit YajC: protein MIDIVYAMAPGGAQGGGQASPWGTFVMLGAIFAIFYFLMIRPQQKRQKQHREMLANLKKGDTVITGGGLIGKVTAISDSILTLEVADRVRVKVLRSSVSNVSSQPLLGETTNRKAERKKGKEEEGETAE, encoded by the coding sequence TTGATAGACATCGTCTACGCAATGGCACCAGGTGGTGCGCAGGGAGGTGGGCAGGCTTCTCCATGGGGAACATTTGTCATGTTGGGGGCAATTTTTGCGATTTTCTACTTCCTGATGATTCGCCCTCAGCAAAAGAGGCAGAAGCAACACAGGGAAATGCTAGCCAACCTCAAGAAAGGCGACACCGTAATAACAGGAGGGGGACTCATAGGAAAGGTCACGGCCATAAGCGACTCTATTCTCACCCTGGAGGTGGCCGATAGGGTGAGGGTCAAGGTTCTGCGTTCCTCGGTCTCCAATGTTTCATCTCAACCTCTCCTGGGTGAGACCACCAATCGCAAAGCAGAGAGAAAAAAGGGGAAAGAGGAAGAGGGCGAGACTGCGGAGTGA